The genomic region CCGACCCCGCCGGTGTAGCCGACAACCACCCGTAATGCCATGCGTCGCCTCCGCGTTCACCTCTGCGCGTCCAACCGGACGTGCCGAGGGTCACACGCGTCGGCCAACCCAGTCAATCGACGGTCAGGAAGCTGAACACTTGTACAGCACCCGGAATCTCCCCGTCCGGCGCGGTGTTCACCTCCGGCGACGGTGGACGGCAGGGTCGCCGGTCGGGCCTGGTGCGCCCGCCGGCCGCGGGGTGGCAGCAGGTCGGCGCCCCGCGACGGGCCCGCGACGAGGAGGGTGACGGTCGGACGCATGCGCGTGGACATCTGGAGTGACGTCGTCTGCCCGTGGTGCTACATCGGCAAGGCGCGCTTCGAGCAGGCCCTGGCCGGTTTCGCGCACCGCGACGAGGTGAGCGTGGTGTTCCACTCCTACGAGCTGGACCCGACGCTGCCCCGCGGCGAGTCCGGCCCCCTGCGCGAGGCGCTGGCCGCCAAGTTCGGGCGCCCGGTCGAGGAGGTCGCCGCGATGGAGAACCGCGTCGCCGACGCCGCCCGCGGCGAGGGGCTGCAGTACACCGCCGACCGGCTCAGCGGGAACACCTTCGACCTGCACCGGCTGCTGCACCTGGCCACCGACGCCGGCCGGCAGGCCGAGGCGGTCAGCGCCCTGAACGCGGCCCACTTCGGCGCGGGCCGGCCGGTGTTCGACGCCGAGACCGCCGTCGAGGTCTTCACCGCCGCCGGCCTCGACGCCGCCGAGGTCCGCCGGGTCTGGAAGGGCGACGACTACACCGACGCGGTGCGCGCCGACGAACGCGCCGCCCGCGACCTCGGCATCACCGGGGTACCGTTCTTCGTCCTCGACGACGCCTTCGGCGTCTCCGGCGCGCAGCCCGTCGAGCTGTTCACCCAGGCCCTCGACCAGGCCTGGGCGCACCACCGGGCCGCCGTCTGAAGGCAGGTCTGGCCCCGGGTAAGGGCGCCCGGGGCCAGACCTGTGCGCGAGACGACGTGCTGAGGGAATCTCCTTGGGTCGTGAGTAGTGGCTAGGTCTCCCTTCGCCGTGCTGCTGCCTCGATGTCGGGGTTCGGGCTGCTGGGCGGCGCCCGCTGCCCGGCTCTGCGTTGGGGGCGTCGGGCGACCGGCGGTCCGGACGGGTGCGGGTGGGGACGGCACGCGGTCGGCGGTGGTCCCGGCGACGCTGGGCCCGGCACGGGTGGCCGCCCTGGCCTGCCCGTCGGAACGTCGCTGTCCCACCCGGCCGAGATGATCGCGTCGAACTCGGCGTGCAGCAGGTCGGGGTCGGCGCAGATCAGGTCGGCCAGTTGTGCCTCGACCGGCCGGACCGGCGCCGGCCCCGGTGGGGTCGTCATCGGTCCCGCCCCGGCTCAGGCGTGGATGGCCCGGCGGTCGTCGCTGGACGTCTCGATCGCGATCTTCCGGGGCTTGGCCTTTTCCGCGACCGGGATCCGCAGGGTCAGCACGCCGGCGTGGTAGCTGGCGGTGATCTTCTCGGTGTCCAGGTTGTCGCCCAGGATCAACTGGCGGCTGAACACTCCGCGGGGCCGCTCGGCGACCAGGACCTCGCGGTCTCCTCGCAGGGCCGGGCGTTGCGCCCGCACGGTCAGCACGTTGCGCTCGACGTCCAGATCCACGCTGGCGGGGTCAACCCCGGGCAGATCGAACTCCGCCACGAACTCCTCGCCGTCGCGCCAGGCGTCGATCGGCATCCCGCTCGGCCGGGCCACCGTGCCCAGGGTGCCGAGCACCTGCTGGCTCAGCCGATCCAGCTCCCGGAACGGGTCGGTGCGCACCAACATCGGAACTCCACCTCCACGATCACGATCTTGTAGACCAGCACGTCAGGTCATCCACTTATCTGTGGCTGCTGACATAGATTTTGTATAGCACCGGTGGCAGACTGAGGCAAGACCCCGGCCGGCCGTCCGGGCGAGTCCCTGGAGGCGCCCCGTGAGCCCGTCCGACGTCGACCCGGCCCAAGGGGTGTACGGGATCTCGGTGGCCGCCGATCTGGTCGGGATGGACCCGCAGAGCCTGCGCGCGTATGAGCGGCGCGGGCTGCTGGACCCGGCCCGCACCGGCGGAGGGACCCGCCGCTACAGCAGCGACGACCTGGCCCGGCTGCAACGGATCGGGCATCTACTCGCCGCCGGACTGAACCTCGCCGGCATCGCCAGGGTGCTCGAGCTGGAGACCGAGAACGCACGGCTGCGAGCCGCACTCGAGCTGACTCAGGCGGCGGACGTGAAGCCACCACCTCGGCCGGACCGCCCTCGAGCCACGGACTGAGGCAGGACCGAGGCAGGACTAGGGCAGGAAGGCCGCGCCCGCGACGCGGACCGGCGCGGTGACGCGGACTACCCGTCCAACGGACTACCCGTCCAACGGACGGCCCGTCCAATGGACCGCCCGTCTAACGGACCGCCACGGTGCGCCCCTCGGCCTCGCCCCGGCGCAGGCGCTCGAGCCCGTCGGGGATGGCGTCGAAGCCGACGGTGGAGATGACCGGGTCGAGCGCGCCCGAGGCCAGCAGCGCATAGACCGCGACCAGGTCCTCCTTGGTGGCGCCGAGGGTGCCGCGCAGCTCCAGGCGGCGCACCACCAGGTCGACGATGCTGATGGTCGTCTCCGGCCGGCCCGCGCCGACCTGCACGACCCGGCCGCCGGGGCGGGCCGCGCTCAGGGCGAGCCGCGTGGTGCCGACGCCGGCGAAGTCGAACACCACGTCGAGGTCGAGGCCGGCGAACCGACCGGCGTCGGTGGTGAACGACGCCGCGCCCAGCAGGTCAGCCGTCGTCGCCAGCTCGGCCCGCACGTCGGTGACGTGGACCTCGCCACCGAGCAGGACGGCCACCCGGGCGCCGATCTGACCGAGGCCGCCGAGCCCGATCACGCCGACGCGACTGCCGCCGGCCACCTCGCCGACCGCGCTCACCGCGTGGTAGGCGGTCGCCCCGGCGTCGGTGGCGGCGGCGGCCTGCGCGTAGTCGACCCCGGCGGGCACCGGCACGAGCTCGTCGACCTGCGCCAGCGCCCGCTCGGCGTAGCCGCCGTCACGGCCCACCCCGGGACCGTCGTGCAGGACCGGGGCGATGCCGACCCGCTCGCCGACGGCGAAGCCCGTGACGCCGGCGCCGAGTTCGGCGACCACCCCGGCGATCTCGTGGCCGAGCACGATCGGGAGGTGCGACGGCATGCCCGGCACCTCGCCGTTCATGAAGGAGATGTCCGTGTGGCACAGCCCGGCCGCGCGAACGTCCACGACCACCTGGCCGGGCCCCGCCACCGGGTCGGGAAGCTCCACCGGCCGCAGGGGCTCCCCGGTCGCCACGAAATGCCACGCCTTCATCACGGTTCTCCTCGTCACGCGCCGCCCGCAGCGGTGGGAACTGGCCGCCTGGCGCCCCTATTCCCACTGGTGGGAGGGCTGACCCGGCCTCAGGGAGGCGGACGGGACGCGAGCTGACCAGGCGGCCGGGCGGGGGCTGACCGGCGCGGGCGGATCAGGAGTAGAGCGGGAAGCCGCCGGTGACCTTGAGCGTCTCGCCGGTGACGAAGCCGCCCTCGGCCGAGCACAGGTAGATCAGCGCCGCGACGATGTCGGCGACGCGGCCCTGGCGGTGGATGAGCTGGCGCTGGTCGATGATGTCCCGGACGAGCTCCGCGGGCAGGTCGGCCATCGCGCTCTCGGTGTCCATGAGCCCGGGTGAGATCGCGTTCACCCGGATGTTGTCGGGCGCGAACTCGGTGGCGAAGGCGACCGTCAGGCCACGGACGGCCAGCTTCGACACCGCGTACGGCGACGTCCCGAGGTGCGACGCCATCGACGAGATGTTGATGATCGACCCGCCGCCCCTGGCCGCCATCGACGGCCGGGCGGCCAGCGAGCAGTTCACGACGCCCATGACGTTCACGTCGAACAGCTCGCGCACGTCGTCGCGGGCCAGCGTCTGGAACGGCAGGTTGTACCGGGTCAGGTGCCGGCCCGCATTGTTGACCAGGATGTCGATCCCGCCGAAACGCTCGACGGCCGCAGCGACCGCCGCGTCGACGGTGTCCTCGGCGGCGACGTCGCACCGCACGGGCAGCACCGGGTGGCCGGCCTCGGTCAGGGCGGCCGCGGAACGTTCGGCGGCGGCGGCGTCGATGTCGGCGAGCACGATCGAGGCCCCGCGTTCGGCGAGTTCCCGGGCGAACGCGAGGCCGAAACCGGCCGCGCCGCCGGTGATGAAGGCGACGCGGCCGTCGAAGCGGCGGGCGGGCTCGTGGGTGCCTGACGGTGCGGTCATCGCATGAACCTCCGGCGCGGGGACTACGGCTTGCGGGCGACTGCGCCGTACGTGCCGACCTGAGCGTCGGCCAGTCCGTCCGTGGTGCCGTCGGCCCGCCAGCGCAGGACGTTGACCAGGCCGGGGTCGACGAACTCGAAGCCCTCGAAGAAGCGGAGCACCTCGTCGCGGGAGCGCAGGCGCGTCGGGATGCCCTGCTGCCGGTAGATCTCCGCGGCCGACTCCGCCTCCGCCGGGGCGAAGTCCGCCGTGCCATGCGTGAGCGACAGGAAGCTGCCCGACGGCAGAGCATCCGTCAGCGTACGGACCAGGCCATGCGGATCACCCTCGTCCGGGATGAAGTGGAGCATTCCGATCAGGGACAGGACAATGGGCTGCGTCAGGTCGAAGGTGTCACGCACCTCGGCGGAGGCCAGGATGCGTGCGGGGTCGTGGAAGTCGGCGTCCACATACGCGGTGCGACCCTCCGGGCTGCTGGTCAGCAGCGCCCGGGCGTGCACGAGCACAATCGGGTCGTTGTCGACGTAGACGACCCGGGAGTCCGGCGCGAGCTCCTGGGCGACCTCGTGCAGGTTCGGGCTGGTGGGAATGCCGGTCCCGATGTCGAGGAACTGCCGGACGCCCGCCTCCCTGGCCAGGTAGCGGGTCGCCCGCAGCATGAACGCCCGGTTCTGCTGGGTGGTGTTCTGGACGTCCGGGAAGACACTGATGATCTGCTCGGCGGCGGCCCGGTCGGCCGGGAAGTTGTCCTTCCCGCCGAGGAAGTAGTCATAGACCCGCGCCGAATGCGGGATGTCCATCTTCAGATCGGCCGCGATGAATCTCTGCGCCGCGGGAACATCCCGTGCCGCGCTCGACACCTCGTCCTCAGCCGTAGCCACCGCGACCGCCCTCTCCCCGTCTGACGCTCGTCAGACGCTCCGTGGACCTCACCTTAGCGGTCAAATCGCCCACAAGCAGTCATGGGTTCGGCCGTCCGGGGAGCCGGGCTCCCGCTGGGGAGAGGCTCTCGCGCACCTGCGCCCCGGACCGCCGTTTCGGTCGCCCGCACAGGGCCCGCAGCCCGGTCCGCCGTATGCGCCCTGACCTGGGATTTCACGCGCTACCGTGCCCGCTTCGGAGCCCGTGCTCCCCCGCGGAGGTGTCACGCGGGCACTGCGGGTACCTCCGTGACGCGGAACCGGGCCCTGATCATCGTCGTGATCACGGGCAGCGCGCTGGCCGCCGCGCTGGTCGTGGCGTCCCCGCTCCCGCGTACGAGCACCTCCCGCACGGCGTGATCGGAACCCTTGCGCACGATGACGTCGGCCCGCTCCCGGGTGGGCTGGATGTTCTCGACCAGGTTGACCTCGTTGATCTCCCGATAGCGCCTCGTCGCCTCCTCGGCGATCTCGGTCGCGGAAAGGCAGGCGTACCGACGAAGATGCGCGGGAGGATTTCCCTGTGCCGTCCGCAGGAGTGTCCGCAGGCGAGCCACATACCACCGGCGCAGATCGTCGAGGTCGGCGTCCACATACAGGGTGAGGTCGAAGAGGTCGTTGAGGTGCACTGCCGGGCCGCGGCCGTCCGGGCCGCGACACGACTGCAGCACGTTGAGACCTTCGACGATCAGGATGTCCTCCCGGCCCACCGTCACCGACCGGCCCGGCACCACGTCGTAGTGCTCATGCGAGTACACGGGACTCGCACCTGCCGGCCCGCCCTCGCCGCCGTGAGGAACCGCAGCAGCGCCGCCTGGTCGTACGACTCCGGAAATCCCTTGCGATCCAGGATTCCGCGCCGCTCCAGGACCAGGTTCGGCTGGAGAAATCCGTCGGTCGTGACGCTGCCCGTGCTCGGGGCCGCCGGCCGGCGGGACAGCAGCTCGCCCAGCCTGCGCGCGATGGTGCTCTTTCCGACGGCGACCGGCCCGGCGATCCCGATGAGGAAGGGCATTGTCGGCTCTCTCCCCGGTCCTGGCTGTCCGCCGTCGCACTGTCGGGGTCGGCACCCGCCCGGCGGCACCCGGGCAGCCGTGGCCGGGACCCGGGTCCCTGGACACGCCGCCTGCGAGGCCGCGGACGGGTTGCCGCCACGCTTCCGATTCCGTGCACCGTCATCGTGCGGCGAATCTGGACCCAAGTCAATCGACGGGTTTTATCGAGCTGACCCAAGTGATAGCTTGGGTCAGGTGACCCTCGAGGATCTCCGGGTGTTCGTCGCCGTCTGTGCTGCCGGCAGCCTGGCCAGCGTCGCCCGGGACAGCTCCCGATCCCAGTCCGCCGTGAGTCAGCACGTGAAGCGGCTCGAGCGGGCGACGGGCCTGACGCTCCTCGAGCGGCAGCCGCGCGGAGTGGTGGCGACGCCCGCCGGTCGGCTGCTGTACCTGGCCGCCCTGAGCGCCACCGCCTCGCTGGACGACGCACTGCAGCACCTGGACGACCTTCGCCGCGGCGTCGGCGGGGCCGTCCGGATCACCACCGGCGGTGTCACCGTGCGGCACTTCATGGCCGAGGCCGTCGTCGCGTTCCGTGCGCGCTATCCGAAGGTGACGCTGGAGTTCCACGCGGCGAACTCGACCCAGCACTGTGTCCAGATCCTGCAGGCGGGCCAGGTCGACCTGGCCTGGATCACGCTGGGTCAGCCGCTGCCCGGCATCGAGCAGCGATCCGTGATCGACCTTCCGTGGGTGCTCGTCGTGCGCCCCGACGACCCGCTCGCGCAGCGCGCCGTGATCCGGCCGGAGGATCTGGGCCACATCAGTTACATTGCTCAGCCCGAGAACTCGACCTCGCGTCTGCGACTCGAGGAAAGCCTCGTCCGACTCGGCGTCAGCCCCCCGGCACCGGCGGGAATCGCCGACTGGGACACGGCCCTTCTCCTCGCCGAACTCGGCACCGCCCCGGCCATCCTCCCGGCGCTGCCCGGACCCACGTCGCTGCCGGAAAGCCGTACCAGGACGATCCCGATTCCCGCTCTCACCCCACTCGCCGTGGGCTGGGCGGCCCGCAGCTGGCCGGCGCTGTCGCCCTACGCCACCGAGTTCGCCGACACCGTCGCCGCCACCCTGACGCCGTAGACTGCGCGGCATGTCGCAGGGTCCCGAGCGCGACCTTTACGTCGTCACCGGCATCTCGGCCAGCGGAAAGTCGACGGTGGCCCGACTGCTTTCGGACCGCCTCTCGCCGAGTGTTCTGGTCGAGGGCGACGTGCTGCGGGTGATGGTCCGCAACGGTCGCGAGGAAATGACCGCCCAACCCACCGCGCCGGCTCTGGCCCAGCTCGATCTGCGGTATCGACACGCCGCCATGATCGCCGACTCCTGTAGTCGGGAAGGGTTTCACACCGTCGTCGAGGACGTGATTGTCGGCCGACTCCTGGAGACATTCCTGTCGTACCTGCGAAGCCGTCCGCTGCGGCTCGTGATCCTGGCTCCCGACGTCGACGTGGTGCGACGACGAGAGGCAGGGCGCGACAAGGTCGCGTACGGCACCCGGTGGAGTCCCGCCCAGCTCGACGCGGTCCTGCGCACCGAGACCCCGCGCGTCGGCCTCTGGCTGGACAGCGGTGCGCTGACGCCGGAGCAGACGGTCGACGAGATCCTGCGCCGCCGCGACGAGGCCCTGCTGCCGGACCCGGCCCCGAGCCCGGACCCGGGCCCGGGCTCGGGCTCGGCGGCGTAGGAGGCGGGAGTCGGGCGCCGGGTGTCGCCGCGGGACCTACGCCTCGAGGACGACGACGACGTCGCGCTCCTTCGCGTCGACGAGGACGTCACAGACCCGCTCGCCGATGACGTCGGAGCCGAGCATGCCCGGGCCCGGCTCGCCGGGCTGGCCGAAGCCGTGGACCATGGCACGGATCATGACCTCGCGAACCAGCACCTCGCTGGCGCGGGCCTCCCGCTCCAGGTGCCGGTAGAGCATCCGCTGCGCGGCCTGGGCCATCGACACCACGCCCATCCCGCGGGCCGGGATGTCCGCCATGCCGCCGCCCATGCCCAGGTAGACCGCGCCGGCCGACAGTGCCGGCAGGAA from Frankia alni ACN14a harbors:
- a CDS encoding type I pantothenate kinase, encoding MYSHEHYDVVPGRSVTVGREDILIVEGLNVLQSCRGPDGRGPAVHLNDLFDLTLYVDADLDDLRRWYVARLRTLLRTAQGNPPAHLRRYACLSATEIAEEATRRYREINEVNLVENIQPTRERADVIVRKGSDHAVREVLVRGSGDATTSAAASALPVITTMIRARFRVTEVPAVPA
- a CDS encoding SAM-dependent methyltransferase, translating into MATAEDEVSSAARDVPAAQRFIAADLKMDIPHSARVYDYFLGGKDNFPADRAAAEQIISVFPDVQNTTQQNRAFMLRATRYLAREAGVRQFLDIGTGIPTSPNLHEVAQELAPDSRVVYVDNDPIVLVHARALLTSSPEGRTAYVDADFHDPARILASAEVRDTFDLTQPIVLSLIGMLHFIPDEGDPHGLVRTLTDALPSGSFLSLTHGTADFAPAEAESAAEIYRQQGIPTRLRSRDEVLRFFEGFEFVDPGLVNVLRWRADGTTDGLADAQVGTYGAVARKP
- a CDS encoding MerR family transcriptional regulator, which encodes MSPSDVDPAQGVYGISVAADLVGMDPQSLRAYERRGLLDPARTGGGTRRYSSDDLARLQRIGHLLAAGLNLAGIARVLELETENARLRAALELTQAADVKPPPRPDRPRATD
- a CDS encoding LysR family transcriptional regulator; translation: MTLEDLRVFVAVCAAGSLASVARDSSRSQSAVSQHVKRLERATGLTLLERQPRGVVATPAGRLLYLAALSATASLDDALQHLDDLRRGVGGAVRITTGGVTVRHFMAEAVVAFRARYPKVTLEFHAANSTQHCVQILQAGQVDLAWITLGQPLPGIEQRSVIDLPWVLVVRPDDPLAQRAVIRPEDLGHISYIAQPENSTSRLRLEESLVRLGVSPPAPAGIADWDTALLLAELGTAPAILPALPGPTSLPESRTRTIPIPALTPLAVGWAARSWPALSPYATEFADTVAATLTP
- a CDS encoding AAA family ATPase → MSQGPERDLYVVTGISASGKSTVARLLSDRLSPSVLVEGDVLRVMVRNGREEMTAQPTAPALAQLDLRYRHAAMIADSCSREGFHTVVEDVIVGRLLETFLSYLRSRPLRLVILAPDVDVVRRREAGRDKVAYGTRWSPAQLDAVLRTETPRVGLWLDSGALTPEQTVDEILRRRDEALLPDPAPSPDPGPGSGSAA
- a CDS encoding Hsp20/alpha crystallin family protein, which gives rise to MLVRTDPFRELDRLSQQVLGTLGTVARPSGMPIDAWRDGEEFVAEFDLPGVDPASVDLDVERNVLTVRAQRPALRGDREVLVAERPRGVFSRQLILGDNLDTEKITASYHAGVLTLRIPVAEKAKPRKIAIETSSDDRRAIHA
- a CDS encoding alcohol dehydrogenase catalytic domain-containing protein, with product MKAWHFVATGEPLRPVELPDPVAGPGQVVVDVRAAGLCHTDISFMNGEVPGMPSHLPIVLGHEIAGVVAELGAGVTGFAVGERVGIAPVLHDGPGVGRDGGYAERALAQVDELVPVPAGVDYAQAAAATDAGATAYHAVSAVGEVAGGSRVGVIGLGGLGQIGARVAVLLGGEVHVTDVRAELATTADLLGAASFTTDAGRFAGLDLDVVFDFAGVGTTRLALSAARPGGRVVQVGAGRPETTISIVDLVVRRLELRGTLGATKEDLVAVYALLASGALDPVISTVGFDAIPDGLERLRRGEAEGRTVAVR
- a CDS encoding pantothenate kinase (C-terminal part), whose amino-acid sequence is MPFLIGIAGPVAVGKSTIARRLGELLSRRPAAPSTGSVTTDGFLQPNLVLERRGILDRKGFPESYDQAALLRFLTAARAGRQVRVPCTRMSTTTWCRAGR
- a CDS encoding SDR family NAD(P)-dependent oxidoreductase; translation: MTAPSGTHEPARRFDGRVAFITGGAAGFGLAFARELAERGASIVLADIDAAAAERSAAALTEAGHPVLPVRCDVAAEDTVDAAVAAAVERFGGIDILVNNAGRHLTRYNLPFQTLARDDVRELFDVNVMGVVNCSLAARPSMAARGGGSIINISSMASHLGTSPYAVSKLAVRGLTVAFATEFAPDNIRVNAISPGLMDTESAMADLPAELVRDIIDQRQLIHRQGRVADIVAALIYLCSAEGGFVTGETLKVTGGFPLYS
- a CDS encoding DsbA family oxidoreductase, which translates into the protein MRVDIWSDVVCPWCYIGKARFEQALAGFAHRDEVSVVFHSYELDPTLPRGESGPLREALAAKFGRPVEEVAAMENRVADAARGEGLQYTADRLSGNTFDLHRLLHLATDAGRQAEAVSALNAAHFGAGRPVFDAETAVEVFTAAGLDAAEVRRVWKGDDYTDAVRADERAARDLGITGVPFFVLDDAFGVSGAQPVELFTQALDQAWAHHRAAV